One genomic window of Angustibacter sp. Root456 includes the following:
- the hpf gene encoding ribosome hibernation-promoting factor, HPF/YfiA family — protein sequence MTTVDTSRGPQVRPQVQVTSRGEVPHRQEEYAAHKLAEVVRYTRQPVRSVQVVLEISADPARVRPSTAEATLDVDGTPVRAHVAADRLHEAVDLLEARLRRQLVQLQDRTRTRHRWTRVVDEHEWRHGAEPTPREAYFPRPVEEREVLRRKSFALGRQTLDEAAFDLELLGHEFYLFVDAATGDEAVVHRVAPGQYVRIGPPAVLSEEQAKERLDVGGEAFVFFRESAWRPAQVLYRRYDGHYGLITAT from the coding sequence ATGACGACCGTCGACACGTCCCGTGGTCCGCAGGTCCGGCCGCAGGTGCAGGTGACCAGCCGGGGCGAGGTGCCTCACCGTCAGGAGGAGTACGCCGCCCACAAGCTCGCGGAGGTCGTCCGGTACACGCGCCAGCCGGTGCGGTCGGTGCAGGTGGTGCTGGAGATCTCGGCTGACCCGGCCCGGGTGCGTCCGTCGACGGCCGAGGCCACGCTCGACGTCGACGGCACGCCGGTGCGGGCGCACGTGGCCGCCGATCGGCTGCACGAGGCGGTCGACCTGCTCGAGGCCCGGCTGCGCCGTCAGCTGGTGCAGCTGCAGGACCGCACCCGCACGCGCCATCGGTGGACGCGCGTGGTCGACGAGCACGAGTGGCGTCACGGCGCCGAGCCGACGCCGCGCGAGGCCTACTTCCCGAGACCGGTCGAAGAACGAGAAGTGCTGCGGCGCAAGTCATTCGCGCTCGGCCGCCAGACGCTCGACGAGGCGGCCTTCGACCTGGAGCTGCTGGGTCACGAGTTCTACCTGTTCGTCGACGCCGCCACGGGTGACGAGGCGGTCGTGCACCGAGTGGCGCCGGGGCAGTACGTGCGGATCGGGCCGCCGGCGGTGCTCAGTGAGGAGCAGGCCAAGGAACGGCTCGACGTCGGCGGGGAGGCGTTCGTCTTCTTCCGCGAGTCGGCCTGGCGGCCGGCCCAGGTGCTGTACCGCAGGTACGACGGCCACTACGGCCTCATCACCGCCACCTGA
- a CDS encoding aldo/keto reductase, giving the protein MKTRTLGNLTVSAIGLGGMPLSIEGRPDRQRALRTVHAALDEGVTLIDTADAYHQHADEVGHNEELIAEALRTWDGDASSVLVATKGGHLRPGDGSWTLNGSPEYLRTAVKESARRLGVEQIGLYQFHRPDPNVPYEESVGVLRDLLDEGVIARAGISNANPEQIRQAQEILGGRLVSVQNQFSPSFRSSEPELELCAELGIAFLPWSPLGGISSAADLGSTSEAFATVADAHGVSPQQVALAWELAKAPVVIPIPGSSRPETIRDSVRAVDLELTADELALLG; this is encoded by the coding sequence ATGAAGACTCGGACTCTGGGCAACCTCACGGTGTCGGCGATCGGCCTGGGCGGGATGCCGCTGTCGATCGAGGGCCGACCCGACCGTCAGCGGGCGCTGCGCACGGTGCACGCCGCGCTCGACGAAGGCGTCACCCTGATCGACACCGCGGACGCCTACCACCAGCACGCCGACGAGGTCGGGCACAACGAGGAGCTCATCGCCGAGGCGCTGCGCACCTGGGACGGCGACGCGTCGTCCGTGCTCGTGGCCACCAAGGGCGGTCACCTGCGACCGGGCGACGGTTCGTGGACCCTCAACGGCTCGCCCGAGTACCTGAGGACGGCGGTGAAGGAGTCGGCTCGGCGGCTCGGCGTGGAGCAGATCGGGCTCTACCAGTTCCACCGGCCCGACCCGAACGTGCCGTACGAGGAGTCCGTCGGCGTCCTGCGCGACCTGCTCGACGAGGGCGTCATCGCCCGGGCCGGCATCTCGAACGCGAACCCCGAGCAGATCCGCCAGGCCCAGGAGATCCTCGGCGGCCGGCTGGTGAGCGTGCAGAACCAGTTCTCGCCGTCGTTCCGCTCCAGCGAGCCCGAGCTCGAGCTGTGCGCCGAGCTGGGGATCGCGTTCTTGCCGTGGAGCCCGCTGGGAGGCATCTCCAGCGCCGCGGACCTCGGGTCGACGTCCGAGGCCTTCGCGACGGTGGCCGACGCGCACGGCGTGAGCCCGCAGCAGGTCGCGCTGGCCTGGGAGCTGGCCAAGGCGCCCGTGGTCATCCCGATCCCCGGCTCGAGTCGGCCCGAGACGATCCGCGACTCGGTGCGTGCCGTCGACCTCGAGCTGACGGCCGACGAGCTGGCGCTGCTCGGCTGA
- a CDS encoding metallopeptidase family protein → MVEMSDAEFDDAVADALDAIPPELTDLMSNVVVLVDDEPPPDEPDDLLGVYVGVPLTERGWMAGPTLPDRIMIYRGPTLRMCDDRDDVVEEVAITVVHEVAHHFGIDDARLHALGWD, encoded by the coding sequence GTGGTGGAGATGAGCGACGCCGAGTTCGACGACGCGGTCGCTGACGCGCTCGACGCCATCCCGCCCGAGCTCACCGACCTCATGAGCAACGTCGTCGTGCTCGTCGACGACGAGCCACCGCCGGACGAGCCGGACGACCTGCTCGGCGTCTACGTCGGTGTCCCGCTCACCGAGCGCGGGTGGATGGCCGGACCGACGTTGCCCGACCGGATCATGATCTACCGCGGCCCGACCCTGCGGATGTGCGACGACCGCGACGACGTGGTCGAGGAGGTGGCGATCACCGTGGTGCACGAGGTCGCCCACCACTTCGGCATCGACGACGCGCGCCTGCACGCGCTCGGCTGGGACTGA
- a CDS encoding response regulator transcription factor, which translates to MTRVLIVDDEALVRAGLRMILSAADDLEVVAEAEDGADAIDAVRAHRPDVVLMDIRMPRLDGLRATQQVLELDPAPRVVVLTTFDLDDYVFRALEAGASGFLLKDTPPRDLVRAVQVVAAGEAMLSPTVTRRLIGHFSDSGSSSRQRTALDRLGALTAREREVLVAVARGLSNAEVGRELFMSEATVKAHVSRLLTKLDATNRVQVAIVAHDAGLV; encoded by the coding sequence GTGACCCGAGTCCTGATCGTCGACGACGAGGCGCTCGTGCGCGCCGGTCTGCGGATGATCCTGTCGGCGGCCGACGACCTGGAGGTGGTCGCCGAGGCCGAGGACGGCGCAGACGCCATCGACGCCGTGCGCGCCCACCGACCCGACGTCGTCCTCATGGACATCCGCATGCCGCGGCTCGACGGGCTGCGCGCGACCCAGCAGGTGCTCGAGCTCGACCCTGCGCCGCGCGTCGTGGTGCTGACGACGTTCGACCTCGACGACTACGTGTTCCGGGCGCTGGAGGCCGGAGCGAGCGGGTTCCTGCTCAAGGACACGCCGCCACGCGACCTCGTGCGCGCCGTCCAGGTCGTGGCGGCGGGCGAGGCGATGCTCTCCCCCACCGTGACCCGTCGGCTGATCGGGCACTTCTCCGACTCCGGCTCCTCGTCACGGCAGCGGACGGCGCTCGACCGGCTCGGGGCGCTGACGGCCCGCGAGCGCGAGGTGCTGGTGGCGGTGGCGCGGGGGCTGTCGAACGCCGAGGTCGGCCGCGAGCTGTTCATGAGCGAGGCGACGGTGAAGGCGCACGTGTCGCGGCTGCTCACCAAGCTGGACGCCACGAACCGCGTGCAGGTGGCGATCGTCGCCCACGACGCGGGCCTGGTCTGA
- a CDS encoding sensor histidine kinase, with protein sequence MELRAVRAVGRRWRISRALVTRASPRARDVAMVLVSLASGVVFAVTLHGHWPVAVVVAAGVACSVAAVALWWRRDHPVAVAVVTLVIAIATGLPVAFFLALLTLAVRRRDRVLAVVTAASFVLDVGRSIVTGTNVFSAVVGSVLFYSAVIAFGAYVGARRDLIDSLRARAETAEAERELRADQARLSERTRIAGEMHDVLAHKVSLIALHAGGLEVNPDAGPEQVERTAALVRTTAREALEDLRRVLGVLRTDESADGSDLAPPPQLSDIERLVAASRAAGVAISLTCDVAGTPPADVARTAHRVVQESLTNVHKHARSAATRVRVHGRAGAGLDVVVANQVPVAAASLLPGAGLGLVGLAERVSLVGGRLVAGPASDGGWRVAAHLPWPEPEEAS encoded by the coding sequence GTGGAGCTGCGGGCGGTGCGGGCGGTCGGGCGCCGCTGGCGTATCAGCCGGGCGCTCGTGACGCGCGCCAGCCCCCGCGCGCGTGACGTGGCGATGGTGCTCGTCTCGCTGGCCTCCGGTGTCGTGTTCGCCGTGACGCTCCACGGTCACTGGCCGGTGGCCGTCGTCGTGGCGGCCGGGGTGGCGTGCAGCGTCGCGGCCGTCGCGTTGTGGTGGCGGCGCGACCACCCCGTCGCCGTCGCCGTCGTCACGCTCGTGATCGCCATCGCGACCGGCCTTCCCGTGGCGTTCTTCCTGGCGTTGCTGACGCTGGCCGTGCGCCGCCGCGACCGCGTGCTCGCCGTCGTCACGGCCGCCTCGTTCGTGCTCGATGTCGGCCGCAGCATCGTGACCGGGACGAACGTGTTCTCGGCGGTCGTGGGCTCGGTGCTGTTCTACTCGGCGGTGATCGCCTTCGGCGCGTACGTCGGCGCCCGCCGCGACCTCATCGACTCGCTGCGTGCGCGGGCCGAGACCGCCGAGGCCGAGCGCGAGCTGCGGGCCGACCAGGCGCGCCTCAGCGAGCGCACCCGCATCGCGGGCGAGATGCACGACGTCCTGGCCCACAAGGTGTCGCTCATCGCCCTGCACGCCGGCGGCCTGGAGGTGAACCCGGACGCCGGCCCCGAGCAGGTCGAGCGCACCGCCGCGCTGGTGCGGACGACGGCCCGCGAGGCGCTCGAGGACCTGCGGCGCGTCCTCGGCGTCCTGCGCACCGACGAGTCGGCGGACGGGTCGGACCTCGCGCCGCCGCCGCAGCTCAGCGACATCGAGCGCCTGGTGGCGGCCTCGCGCGCGGCGGGGGTCGCCATCAGCCTGACCTGCGACGTCGCCGGCACGCCGCCGGCCGACGTCGCGCGCACCGCTCACCGCGTGGTGCAGGAGTCGCTCACCAACGTGCACAAGCACGCGCGGTCGGCGGCCACGCGCGTCCGCGTGCACGGTCGAGCCGGTGCGGGGCTCGACGTGGTGGTGGCCAACCAGGTGCCGGTGGCGGCGGCCAGCCTGCTGCCGGGCGCGGGGCTCGGGCTGGTCGGCCTGGCCGAACGCGTGTCGCTCGTGGGCGGACGGTTGGTGGCCGGCCCGGCGTCGGACGGCGGTTGGCGGGTGGCCGCGCACCTGCCCTGGCCCGAACCGGAGGAAGCCTCGTGA
- a CDS encoding ABC transporter ATP-binding protein has protein sequence MITVNDLTKRYGHTTAVDAVSFSCRPGTITGFLGPNGAGKSTTLRMLTGLTPPTSGTATVGGVAYRNLPNPGRVMGVMLDAAAAHAGRTGRETLRVAGELLGTSSARADAMLERVGLAGAEKRRVGQYSLGMRQRLGIAVALLGDPEVLVLDEPANGLDPEGIRWMRGLLQDFAARGGTVLLSSHLLSEVQATADRLVVIGHGRVVAEGDLRELLAGSGTRVRGLDPAGLAAALEAADLMATAGADGTFTVDATPEQVGRAAAAARQVLLELRAADGTGLEELFLSLTAGSAPSNAVAA, from the coding sequence ATGATCACCGTCAACGACCTCACCAAGCGGTACGGCCACACCACGGCCGTCGACGCCGTCTCCTTCTCGTGCCGTCCCGGCACGATCACGGGCTTCCTCGGTCCCAACGGCGCGGGCAAGTCCACGACCCTGCGGATGCTCACCGGGCTGACCCCGCCGACGTCCGGCACCGCCACCGTGGGCGGCGTCGCGTACCGCAACCTGCCCAACCCCGGGCGGGTCATGGGCGTCATGCTCGACGCCGCCGCCGCTCACGCCGGGCGCACCGGGCGCGAGACGCTGCGCGTCGCGGGCGAGCTGCTCGGGACGTCGAGCGCCCGGGCCGACGCGATGCTCGAGCGGGTGGGCCTGGCCGGGGCCGAGAAGCGCCGCGTCGGCCAGTACTCGCTCGGCATGCGCCAGCGCCTCGGGATCGCCGTCGCGCTGCTCGGTGACCCCGAGGTGCTCGTGCTCGACGAGCCGGCCAACGGCCTCGACCCCGAAGGCATCCGCTGGATGCGCGGCCTGCTGCAGGACTTCGCGGCGCGCGGCGGCACGGTGCTGCTGTCGAGCCACCTGCTGAGCGAGGTGCAGGCCACAGCCGACCGGTTGGTCGTCATCGGGCACGGCCGGGTCGTGGCGGAGGGAGACCTGCGCGAGCTGCTCGCCGGTTCGGGCACCCGGGTGCGGGGCCTCGACCCCGCCGGGCTGGCCGCGGCGCTGGAGGCGGCCGACCTGATGGCCACGGCCGGCGCCGACGGCACCTTCACCGTCGACGCCACCCCCGAGCAGGTCGGACGCGCCGCCGCGGCCGCGCGCCAGGTGCTGCTCGAGCTGCGCGCCGCCGACGGCACGGGCCTCGAGGAGCTGTTCCTCAGCCTCACCGCCGGCTCGGCGCCCTCGAACGCCGTCGCGGCGTGA
- a CDS encoding ABC transporter permease, translating to MPTTTNANTPTTTSTGRTRSGPLPTSRIVAPSFARLTRVELRKSVDYRAGRWILLAIAALSMLALAWRVWKAADSPITMMRFIDSAMTPVVLLVPVLGVLAMASEWSQRTALTTFTLTPRRGRVLIAKVVAALLLSLALFVTVLALTALAVGLAGLITGDGVTWSLDAKAVGGELVAQLLYVLMGAGFGALIPVTGAALTAFFVAPTLFAIVSGSVLKSAGEWFDVFGAFDRLSRFALEGKGPQTATSVAVWIVVPLVVGVWRSLRREVK from the coding sequence ATGCCCACCACCACGAACGCCAACACGCCCACCACCACCAGCACCGGCCGCACCCGCTCTGGGCCGCTGCCGACGTCGCGGATCGTCGCGCCGTCGTTCGCGCGGCTCACCCGAGTCGAGCTCCGCAAGTCCGTCGACTACCGCGCCGGGCGCTGGATCCTCCTGGCCATCGCCGCGCTGTCGATGCTGGCGCTGGCCTGGCGGGTCTGGAAGGCCGCCGACAGCCCGATCACGATGATGCGGTTCATCGACTCCGCCATGACGCCCGTGGTGCTGCTCGTGCCGGTGCTGGGCGTCCTCGCGATGGCGAGCGAGTGGTCGCAGCGCACGGCGCTCACGACGTTCACGCTGACGCCGCGGCGCGGGCGCGTCCTGATCGCGAAGGTCGTGGCGGCACTGCTGCTCTCGCTCGCGCTGTTCGTCACGGTGCTGGCGCTCACGGCGCTCGCGGTGGGGCTGGCGGGCCTCATCACCGGCGACGGCGTGACGTGGAGCCTCGACGCGAAGGCCGTCGGCGGCGAGCTCGTCGCCCAGCTGCTCTACGTGCTCATGGGCGCGGGCTTCGGTGCACTCATCCCGGTGACCGGGGCGGCGCTCACGGCGTTCTTCGTGGCGCCGACGCTGTTCGCGATCGTGAGCGGCAGCGTGCTGAAGTCCGCAGGCGAGTGGTTCGACGTGTTCGGGGCCTTCGACCGGCTGTCCAGGTTCGCGCTCGAGGGCAAGGGGCCGCAGAC